In the Malus domestica chromosome 16, GDT2T_hap1 genome, one interval contains:
- the LOC103435661 gene encoding nifU-like protein 3, chloroplastic: MVGAFSAQTTALHNPSLPSSSDLHSTSHLSLFKNSNSIACGFSSKQAAFLRGQFRSRHFLALDHNRAPRQPAGHVVSPRCVLPLTEENVEKVLDEVRPGLMADGGNVALHEIDGLVVVLKLQGACGSCPSSTMTLKMGIETRLRDKIPEIMEVEQILDRETGLELNEENVEKILSEIRPYLAGTGGGILELVQINDYVVKVRLSGPAAGVMTVRVALTQKLREKIPVIAAVQLIE, encoded by the exons ATGGTGGGTGCATTCTCAGCCCAAACCACTGCTCTGCACAACCCATCTCTCCCTTCATCATCTGACCTGCATTCAACTTCTCATCTTTCACTCTTCAAG AACTCCAATTCAATTGCCTGTGGGTTTTCTTCAAAGCAAGCCGCTTTTCTCAGAGGCCAATTCCGCAGTAGGCACTTTCTTGCGCTCGATCACAATCGTGCTCCAAGACAACCAGCAG GGCATGTCGTTTCACCACGCTGTGTCCTTCCGCTAACCGAAGAAAATGTGGAGAAAGTCCTGGATGAGGTACGGCCTGGTTTGATGGCTGATGGAGGGAATGTGGCCCTCCATGAGATAGATGGCCTTGTTGTGGTATTAAAGCTACAAGGAGCTTGTGGATCTTGTCCAAGCTCAACTATGACGCTGAAGATGGGAATCGAAACCCGCCTGCGAGATAAAATACCCGAGATTATGGAAGTAGAACAGATTTTGGACAGAGAAACAGGCCTTGAGCTAAATGAAGAAAATGTTGAGAAG ATTCTTTCTGAGATTAGACCATATCTGGCTGGCACAGGAGGTGGAATCCTCGAGCTTGTACAAATCAATGACTACGTAGTGAAAGTTCGGTTAAGTGGACCAGCAGCCGGAGTCATGACAGTTCGTGTAGCTCTAACACAAAAGTTGAGGGAAAAAATACCTGTCATCGCAGCTGTTCAGTTGATAGAATGA
- the LOC103435662 gene encoding plasma membrane ATPase 4-like isoform X1 — protein MGSTDKAISLEEIKNETVDLERIPIEEVFGQLKCSREGLSSEEGGQRLEIFGPNKLEEKKESKFLKFLGFMWNPLSWVMEAAAIMAIALANGDGKPPDWQDFVGILCLLVINSSISFIEENNAGNAAAALMAGLAPKTKVLRDGKWSEQDAAILVPGDIISIKLGDIVPADARLLEGDPLKIDQSALTGESLPVTKHPGDEVFSGSTCKQGEIEAVVIATGVHTFFGKAAHLVDSTNQVGHFQKVLTAIGNFCICSIAIGMLIEIVVMYPIQHRKYRSGIDNLLVLLIGGIPIAMPTVLSVTIAIGSHRLSQQGAITKRMTAIEELAGMDVLCSDKTGTLTLNKLSVDKNLIEVFAKGVENEHVILLAARSSRTENQDAIDAAMVGMLADPKEARAGIREVHFLPFNPVDKRTALTYIDNDGNWHRASKGAPEQILELCNCKEDFKKKAFAIIDKYAERGLRSLAVARQEVPEKAKESAGGPWQLVGLLPLFDPPRHDSAETIRQALNLGVNVKMITGDQLAIAKETGRRLGMGTNMYPSASLLGQGKDASIAALPIEELIERADGFAGVFPEHKYEIVKKLQEKKHICGMTGDGVNDAPALKKADIGIAVADATDAARSASDIVLTEPGLSVIISAVLTSRAIFQRMKNYTIYAVSITIRIVFGFMFIALIWKFDFSPFMVLIIAILNDGTIMTISKDRVKPSPLPDSWKLKEIFATGIVLGGYLALMTVIFFWLIKETDFFSDQFGVRSLRETPEELMAALYLQVSIVSQALIFVTRSRSFSFMERPGMLLLGAFLIAQLIATLIAVYANWSFARIHGCGWGWAGVIWIYSIVFYFPLDLMKFAIRYILSGKAWLNLLENKTAFTTKKDYGKEEREAQWAHAQRTLHGLEAPESSSIFNDKSSYRELSEIAEQAKRRAEVARLRELHTLKGHVESVVKLKGLDIDTIQQHYTV, from the exons GAGCGGATTCCGATCGAGGAAGTATTTGGACAGTTGAAATGCTCCAGAGAAGGTTTGAGCTCCGAGGAAGGAGGCCAAAGGCTGGAGATTTTTGGTCCCAACAAGCTAGAAGAGAAAAAG GAAAGCAAATTTCTCAAGTTCCTGGGGTTTATGTGGAATCCTCTATCATGGGTCATGGAAGCTGCAGCCATCATGGCAATTGCTCTGGCCAACGGCGATGGGAAGCCACCAGATTGGCAAGATTTTGTCGGTATTCTCTGCCTGTTGGTCATCAACTCTAGCATCAGTTTTATTGAAGAAAACAATGCTGGAAATGCAGCTGCTGCTCTTATGGCTGGTCTCGCTCCTAAGACTAAG GTCCTTAGAGATGGAAAATGGAGTGAGCAGGATGCTGCCATTTTGGTTCCAGGGGACATCATCAGTATCAAATTGGGAGATATTGTCCCAGCTGATGCTCGTCTTCTTGAGGGTGATCCTTTAAAGATTGATCAATCTGCTCTCACAGGAGAATCACTTCCAGTGACCAAGCATCCAGGTGATGAGGTTTTCTCCGGTTCTACTTGCAAGCAGGGTGAAATTGAAGCTGTTGTTATTGCCACCGGTGTCCATACCTTCTTCGGGAAGGCTGCACATCTTGTGGACAGCACTAACCAAGTCGGACACTTCCAGAAGGTGCTCACTGCCATCGGGAACTTCTGCATCTGTTCTATTGCCATTGGAATGCTGATTGAGATCGTAGTCATGTACCCAATTCAGCACCGCAAGTACCGGAGTGGAATTGACAATCTGTTGGTGCTCTTGATTGGAGGCATCCCCATTGCCATGCCCACTGTCTTGTCTGTTACCATAGCCATTGGTTCTCACAGGCTATCTCAGCAGGGTGCCATCACCAAGAGGATGACTGCCATTGAGGAACTGGCGGGTATGGATGTGCTTTGCAGTGATAAGACAGGAACACTAACTCTTAACAAGCTTAGTGTTGATAAAAACTTGATTGAGGTGTTTGCAAAGGGTGTGGAGAATGAACATGTCATTCTTCTAGCTGCAAGGTCATCCAGAACTGAAAACCAGGATGCCATTGATGCTGCTATGGTTGGAATGCTTGCCGACCCAAAGGAG GCCCGGGCTGGTATTAGAGAGGTGCACTTCTTACCTTTTAATCCCGTCGACAAGAGAACTGCTTTGACATACATTGATAACGATGGAAACTGGCATAGAGCAAGCAAAGGTGCTCCTGAGCAG ATTTTGGAACTTTGCAACTGCAAAGAGGATTTCAAGAAGAAGGCTTTTGCCATTATTGACAAGTATGCTGAACGTGGTCTTCGGTCATTGGCTGTTGCTAGACAG GAAGTGCctgaaaaagcaaaagaaagtgCTGGTGGTCCATGGCAGTTGGTTGGATTGTTGCCTCTTTTCGACCCTCCAAGACATGATAGTGCAGAAACTATCCGCCAGGCTCTTAACCTTGGTGTAAATGTTAAGATGATTACTG GCGATCAACTTGCCATTGCCAAGGAAACTGGTCGGAGACTTGGAATGGGAACAAACATGTACCCATCTGCTTCCTTACTTGGTCAAGGCAAGGATGCTAGCATAGCTGCCCTTCCAATTGAAGAGTTAATTGAGAGGGCTGACGGGTTCGCTGGAGTGTTTCCAG AGCACAAATACGAAATTGTGAAGAAGTTGCAGGAAAAAAAGCACATTTGTGGAATGACGGGAGATGGTGTCAATGATGCCCCTGCATTGAAGAAGGCAGATATTGGAATTGCTGTTGCTGATGCTACAGATGCTGCACGAAGTGCTTCCGACATTGTTCTTACAGAACCCGGATTGAGTGTCATCATTAGTGCAGTGTTGACCAGTAGAGCTATTTTCCAGAGAATGAAGAACTACACA ATCTATGCAGTTTCGATCACCATTCGTATTGTG TTCGGTTTCATGTTCATTGCTCTCATATGGAAGTTCGACTTCTCACCTTTCATGGTTTTGATTATTGCCATATTGAACGATG GCACAATTATGACAATATCAAAGGATAGAGTAAAGCCATCTCCCCTGCCTGATAGCtggaaattgaaagagattttTGCTACCGGGATTGTGCTTGGCGGTTACTTGGCATTGATGACTGTTATCTTCTTCTGGTTAATCAAAGAAACTGACTTCTTCTCT GACCAATTTGGTGTAAGATCCTTAAGGGAGACTCCTGAGGAACTAATGGCTGCCTTGTACCTGCAAGTGAGTATTGTAAGCCAGGCCCTCATTTTTGTGACTCGATCCCGCAGCTTCTCCTTTATGGAACGCCCTGGAATGCTTCTACTCGGTGCTTTCTTGATTGCGCAGCTG ATTGCAACTTTGATAGCAGTATATGCCAACTGGAGTTTTGCAAGAATACATGGATGTGGTTGGGGATGGGCCGGTGTTATCTGGATTTACAGCATTGTCTTCTATTTCCCACTAGACTTGATGAAATTCGCCATCCGTTACATCTTGAGTGGAAAGGCGTGGCTCAACTTGCTAGAGAACAAG ACTGCCTTTACCACCAAGAAAGATTAtggaaaagaagagagagaagctcAATGGGCTCATGCTCAAAGGACCCTTCACGGTCTCGAAGCACCAGAATCTTCTAGTATCTTCAATGACAAGAGCAGCTACAGAGAGCTGTCTGAGATTGCTGAGCAGGCCAAGAGACGAGCTGAAGTTGCAAG ACTTCGGGAGCTTCACACACTCAAGGGACATGTGGAATCAGTTGTGAAGCTAAAAGGCCTGGACATTGACACAATCCAGCAGCATTATACAGTGTAA
- the LOC103435662 gene encoding plasma membrane ATPase 4-like isoform X2, with amino-acid sequence MGSTDKAISLEEIKNETVDLERIPIEEVFGQLKCSREGLSSEEGGQRLEIFGPNKLEEKKESKFLKFLGFMWNPLSWVMEAAAIMAIALANGDGKPPDWQDFVGILCLLVINSSISFIEENNAGNAAAALMAGLAPKTKVLRDGKWSEQDAAILVPGDIISIKLGDIVPADARLLEGDPLKIDQSALTGESLPVTKHPGDEVFSGSTCKQGEIEAVVIATGVHTFFGKAAHLVDSTNQVGHFQKVLTAIGNFCICSIAIGMLIEIVVMYPIQHRKYRSGIDNLLVLLIGGIPIAMPTVLSVTIAIGSHRLSQQGAITKRMTAIEELAGMDVLCSDKTGTLTLNKLSVDKNLIEVFAKGVENEHVILLAARSSRTENQDAIDAAMVGMLADPKEARAGIREVHFLPFNPVDKRTALTYIDNDGNWHRASKGAPEQILELCNCKEDFKKKAFAIIDKYAERGLRSLAVARQEVPEKAKESAGGPWQLVGLLPLFDPPRHDSAETIRQALNLGVNVKMITEHKYEIVKKLQEKKHICGMTGDGVNDAPALKKADIGIAVADATDAARSASDIVLTEPGLSVIISAVLTSRAIFQRMKNYTIYAVSITIRIVFGFMFIALIWKFDFSPFMVLIIAILNDGTIMTISKDRVKPSPLPDSWKLKEIFATGIVLGGYLALMTVIFFWLIKETDFFSDQFGVRSLRETPEELMAALYLQVSIVSQALIFVTRSRSFSFMERPGMLLLGAFLIAQLIATLIAVYANWSFARIHGCGWGWAGVIWIYSIVFYFPLDLMKFAIRYILSGKAWLNLLENKTAFTTKKDYGKEEREAQWAHAQRTLHGLEAPESSSIFNDKSSYRELSEIAEQAKRRAEVARLRELHTLKGHVESVVKLKGLDIDTIQQHYTV; translated from the exons GAGCGGATTCCGATCGAGGAAGTATTTGGACAGTTGAAATGCTCCAGAGAAGGTTTGAGCTCCGAGGAAGGAGGCCAAAGGCTGGAGATTTTTGGTCCCAACAAGCTAGAAGAGAAAAAG GAAAGCAAATTTCTCAAGTTCCTGGGGTTTATGTGGAATCCTCTATCATGGGTCATGGAAGCTGCAGCCATCATGGCAATTGCTCTGGCCAACGGCGATGGGAAGCCACCAGATTGGCAAGATTTTGTCGGTATTCTCTGCCTGTTGGTCATCAACTCTAGCATCAGTTTTATTGAAGAAAACAATGCTGGAAATGCAGCTGCTGCTCTTATGGCTGGTCTCGCTCCTAAGACTAAG GTCCTTAGAGATGGAAAATGGAGTGAGCAGGATGCTGCCATTTTGGTTCCAGGGGACATCATCAGTATCAAATTGGGAGATATTGTCCCAGCTGATGCTCGTCTTCTTGAGGGTGATCCTTTAAAGATTGATCAATCTGCTCTCACAGGAGAATCACTTCCAGTGACCAAGCATCCAGGTGATGAGGTTTTCTCCGGTTCTACTTGCAAGCAGGGTGAAATTGAAGCTGTTGTTATTGCCACCGGTGTCCATACCTTCTTCGGGAAGGCTGCACATCTTGTGGACAGCACTAACCAAGTCGGACACTTCCAGAAGGTGCTCACTGCCATCGGGAACTTCTGCATCTGTTCTATTGCCATTGGAATGCTGATTGAGATCGTAGTCATGTACCCAATTCAGCACCGCAAGTACCGGAGTGGAATTGACAATCTGTTGGTGCTCTTGATTGGAGGCATCCCCATTGCCATGCCCACTGTCTTGTCTGTTACCATAGCCATTGGTTCTCACAGGCTATCTCAGCAGGGTGCCATCACCAAGAGGATGACTGCCATTGAGGAACTGGCGGGTATGGATGTGCTTTGCAGTGATAAGACAGGAACACTAACTCTTAACAAGCTTAGTGTTGATAAAAACTTGATTGAGGTGTTTGCAAAGGGTGTGGAGAATGAACATGTCATTCTTCTAGCTGCAAGGTCATCCAGAACTGAAAACCAGGATGCCATTGATGCTGCTATGGTTGGAATGCTTGCCGACCCAAAGGAG GCCCGGGCTGGTATTAGAGAGGTGCACTTCTTACCTTTTAATCCCGTCGACAAGAGAACTGCTTTGACATACATTGATAACGATGGAAACTGGCATAGAGCAAGCAAAGGTGCTCCTGAGCAG ATTTTGGAACTTTGCAACTGCAAAGAGGATTTCAAGAAGAAGGCTTTTGCCATTATTGACAAGTATGCTGAACGTGGTCTTCGGTCATTGGCTGTTGCTAGACAG GAAGTGCctgaaaaagcaaaagaaagtgCTGGTGGTCCATGGCAGTTGGTTGGATTGTTGCCTCTTTTCGACCCTCCAAGACATGATAGTGCAGAAACTATCCGCCAGGCTCTTAACCTTGGTGTAAATGTTAAGATGATTACTG AGCACAAATACGAAATTGTGAAGAAGTTGCAGGAAAAAAAGCACATTTGTGGAATGACGGGAGATGGTGTCAATGATGCCCCTGCATTGAAGAAGGCAGATATTGGAATTGCTGTTGCTGATGCTACAGATGCTGCACGAAGTGCTTCCGACATTGTTCTTACAGAACCCGGATTGAGTGTCATCATTAGTGCAGTGTTGACCAGTAGAGCTATTTTCCAGAGAATGAAGAACTACACA ATCTATGCAGTTTCGATCACCATTCGTATTGTG TTCGGTTTCATGTTCATTGCTCTCATATGGAAGTTCGACTTCTCACCTTTCATGGTTTTGATTATTGCCATATTGAACGATG GCACAATTATGACAATATCAAAGGATAGAGTAAAGCCATCTCCCCTGCCTGATAGCtggaaattgaaagagattttTGCTACCGGGATTGTGCTTGGCGGTTACTTGGCATTGATGACTGTTATCTTCTTCTGGTTAATCAAAGAAACTGACTTCTTCTCT GACCAATTTGGTGTAAGATCCTTAAGGGAGACTCCTGAGGAACTAATGGCTGCCTTGTACCTGCAAGTGAGTATTGTAAGCCAGGCCCTCATTTTTGTGACTCGATCCCGCAGCTTCTCCTTTATGGAACGCCCTGGAATGCTTCTACTCGGTGCTTTCTTGATTGCGCAGCTG ATTGCAACTTTGATAGCAGTATATGCCAACTGGAGTTTTGCAAGAATACATGGATGTGGTTGGGGATGGGCCGGTGTTATCTGGATTTACAGCATTGTCTTCTATTTCCCACTAGACTTGATGAAATTCGCCATCCGTTACATCTTGAGTGGAAAGGCGTGGCTCAACTTGCTAGAGAACAAG ACTGCCTTTACCACCAAGAAAGATTAtggaaaagaagagagagaagctcAATGGGCTCATGCTCAAAGGACCCTTCACGGTCTCGAAGCACCAGAATCTTCTAGTATCTTCAATGACAAGAGCAGCTACAGAGAGCTGTCTGAGATTGCTGAGCAGGCCAAGAGACGAGCTGAAGTTGCAAG ACTTCGGGAGCTTCACACACTCAAGGGACATGTGGAATCAGTTGTGAAGCTAAAAGGCCTGGACATTGACACAATCCAGCAGCATTATACAGTGTAA
- the LOC103435662 gene encoding plasma membrane ATPase 4-like isoform X3 produces the protein MWNPLSWVMEAAAIMAIALANGDGKPPDWQDFVGILCLLVINSSISFIEENNAGNAAAALMAGLAPKTKVLRDGKWSEQDAAILVPGDIISIKLGDIVPADARLLEGDPLKIDQSALTGESLPVTKHPGDEVFSGSTCKQGEIEAVVIATGVHTFFGKAAHLVDSTNQVGHFQKVLTAIGNFCICSIAIGMLIEIVVMYPIQHRKYRSGIDNLLVLLIGGIPIAMPTVLSVTIAIGSHRLSQQGAITKRMTAIEELAGMDVLCSDKTGTLTLNKLSVDKNLIEVFAKGVENEHVILLAARSSRTENQDAIDAAMVGMLADPKEARAGIREVHFLPFNPVDKRTALTYIDNDGNWHRASKGAPEQILELCNCKEDFKKKAFAIIDKYAERGLRSLAVARQEVPEKAKESAGGPWQLVGLLPLFDPPRHDSAETIRQALNLGVNVKMITGDQLAIAKETGRRLGMGTNMYPSASLLGQGKDASIAALPIEELIERADGFAGVFPEHKYEIVKKLQEKKHICGMTGDGVNDAPALKKADIGIAVADATDAARSASDIVLTEPGLSVIISAVLTSRAIFQRMKNYTIYAVSITIRIVFGFMFIALIWKFDFSPFMVLIIAILNDGTIMTISKDRVKPSPLPDSWKLKEIFATGIVLGGYLALMTVIFFWLIKETDFFSDQFGVRSLRETPEELMAALYLQVSIVSQALIFVTRSRSFSFMERPGMLLLGAFLIAQLIATLIAVYANWSFARIHGCGWGWAGVIWIYSIVFYFPLDLMKFAIRYILSGKAWLNLLENKTAFTTKKDYGKEEREAQWAHAQRTLHGLEAPESSSIFNDKSSYRELSEIAEQAKRRAEVARLRELHTLKGHVESVVKLKGLDIDTIQQHYTV, from the exons ATGTGGAATCCTCTATCATGGGTCATGGAAGCTGCAGCCATCATGGCAATTGCTCTGGCCAACGGCGATGGGAAGCCACCAGATTGGCAAGATTTTGTCGGTATTCTCTGCCTGTTGGTCATCAACTCTAGCATCAGTTTTATTGAAGAAAACAATGCTGGAAATGCAGCTGCTGCTCTTATGGCTGGTCTCGCTCCTAAGACTAAG GTCCTTAGAGATGGAAAATGGAGTGAGCAGGATGCTGCCATTTTGGTTCCAGGGGACATCATCAGTATCAAATTGGGAGATATTGTCCCAGCTGATGCTCGTCTTCTTGAGGGTGATCCTTTAAAGATTGATCAATCTGCTCTCACAGGAGAATCACTTCCAGTGACCAAGCATCCAGGTGATGAGGTTTTCTCCGGTTCTACTTGCAAGCAGGGTGAAATTGAAGCTGTTGTTATTGCCACCGGTGTCCATACCTTCTTCGGGAAGGCTGCACATCTTGTGGACAGCACTAACCAAGTCGGACACTTCCAGAAGGTGCTCACTGCCATCGGGAACTTCTGCATCTGTTCTATTGCCATTGGAATGCTGATTGAGATCGTAGTCATGTACCCAATTCAGCACCGCAAGTACCGGAGTGGAATTGACAATCTGTTGGTGCTCTTGATTGGAGGCATCCCCATTGCCATGCCCACTGTCTTGTCTGTTACCATAGCCATTGGTTCTCACAGGCTATCTCAGCAGGGTGCCATCACCAAGAGGATGACTGCCATTGAGGAACTGGCGGGTATGGATGTGCTTTGCAGTGATAAGACAGGAACACTAACTCTTAACAAGCTTAGTGTTGATAAAAACTTGATTGAGGTGTTTGCAAAGGGTGTGGAGAATGAACATGTCATTCTTCTAGCTGCAAGGTCATCCAGAACTGAAAACCAGGATGCCATTGATGCTGCTATGGTTGGAATGCTTGCCGACCCAAAGGAG GCCCGGGCTGGTATTAGAGAGGTGCACTTCTTACCTTTTAATCCCGTCGACAAGAGAACTGCTTTGACATACATTGATAACGATGGAAACTGGCATAGAGCAAGCAAAGGTGCTCCTGAGCAG ATTTTGGAACTTTGCAACTGCAAAGAGGATTTCAAGAAGAAGGCTTTTGCCATTATTGACAAGTATGCTGAACGTGGTCTTCGGTCATTGGCTGTTGCTAGACAG GAAGTGCctgaaaaagcaaaagaaagtgCTGGTGGTCCATGGCAGTTGGTTGGATTGTTGCCTCTTTTCGACCCTCCAAGACATGATAGTGCAGAAACTATCCGCCAGGCTCTTAACCTTGGTGTAAATGTTAAGATGATTACTG GCGATCAACTTGCCATTGCCAAGGAAACTGGTCGGAGACTTGGAATGGGAACAAACATGTACCCATCTGCTTCCTTACTTGGTCAAGGCAAGGATGCTAGCATAGCTGCCCTTCCAATTGAAGAGTTAATTGAGAGGGCTGACGGGTTCGCTGGAGTGTTTCCAG AGCACAAATACGAAATTGTGAAGAAGTTGCAGGAAAAAAAGCACATTTGTGGAATGACGGGAGATGGTGTCAATGATGCCCCTGCATTGAAGAAGGCAGATATTGGAATTGCTGTTGCTGATGCTACAGATGCTGCACGAAGTGCTTCCGACATTGTTCTTACAGAACCCGGATTGAGTGTCATCATTAGTGCAGTGTTGACCAGTAGAGCTATTTTCCAGAGAATGAAGAACTACACA ATCTATGCAGTTTCGATCACCATTCGTATTGTG TTCGGTTTCATGTTCATTGCTCTCATATGGAAGTTCGACTTCTCACCTTTCATGGTTTTGATTATTGCCATATTGAACGATG GCACAATTATGACAATATCAAAGGATAGAGTAAAGCCATCTCCCCTGCCTGATAGCtggaaattgaaagagattttTGCTACCGGGATTGTGCTTGGCGGTTACTTGGCATTGATGACTGTTATCTTCTTCTGGTTAATCAAAGAAACTGACTTCTTCTCT GACCAATTTGGTGTAAGATCCTTAAGGGAGACTCCTGAGGAACTAATGGCTGCCTTGTACCTGCAAGTGAGTATTGTAAGCCAGGCCCTCATTTTTGTGACTCGATCCCGCAGCTTCTCCTTTATGGAACGCCCTGGAATGCTTCTACTCGGTGCTTTCTTGATTGCGCAGCTG ATTGCAACTTTGATAGCAGTATATGCCAACTGGAGTTTTGCAAGAATACATGGATGTGGTTGGGGATGGGCCGGTGTTATCTGGATTTACAGCATTGTCTTCTATTTCCCACTAGACTTGATGAAATTCGCCATCCGTTACATCTTGAGTGGAAAGGCGTGGCTCAACTTGCTAGAGAACAAG ACTGCCTTTACCACCAAGAAAGATTAtggaaaagaagagagagaagctcAATGGGCTCATGCTCAAAGGACCCTTCACGGTCTCGAAGCACCAGAATCTTCTAGTATCTTCAATGACAAGAGCAGCTACAGAGAGCTGTCTGAGATTGCTGAGCAGGCCAAGAGACGAGCTGAAGTTGCAAG ACTTCGGGAGCTTCACACACTCAAGGGACATGTGGAATCAGTTGTGAAGCTAAAAGGCCTGGACATTGACACAATCCAGCAGCATTATACAGTGTAA